The following proteins are encoded in a genomic region of Diabrotica virgifera virgifera chromosome 1, PGI_DIABVI_V3a:
- the LOC114340354 gene encoding cAMP-dependent protein kinase type I regulatory subunit gives MTTNFDEEQALRECEAYVQAHNIQQVLKDCIVQLCINRPSNPIAFLREHFQKLEREQALDAKQQAMSPEDTEDLSPLPAHAQQPARRRGGISAEPVSEEDATSYVKKVVPKDYKTMAALSKAIAKNVLFSHLDENERSDIFDAMFPVNCLPGESIIQQGDEGDNFYVIDQGEVEVYVNNELVTTISEGGSFGELALIYGTPRAATVKAKTDVKLWGIDRDSYRRILMGSTIRKRKMYEEFLSRVSILENLDKWERLTVADALEPVSFEDNETIVRQGEPGDDFYIIVEGTAVVKQNRIEGEEPTEVGRLGPSDYFGEIALLLDRPRAATVVACCPLKCVKLDRARFERVLGLCADILKRNITQYNSFVSLSV, from the exons atgaccACAAATTTCGATGAAGAACAAGCACTGCGTGAATGTGAGGCCTATGTTCAGGCCCACAACATCCAGCAGGTTCTCAAGGATTGCATCGTTCAGTTATGTATCAACCGTCCGTCGAATCCCATTGCGTTTCTCCGCgaacattttcaaaaattggaACGGGAACAAGCTCTGGACGCTAAACAACAAGCCATGTCTCCCGAGGACACTGAAGACTTGTCTCCTCTACCAGCCCATGCTCAGCAGCCTGCCCGACGTCGTGGAGGAATATCAGCGGAGCCCGTGAGCGAGGAAGACGCCACCAGCTATGTCAAAAAGGTCGTTCCAAAAGACTACAAAACAATGGCTGCTCTCTCCAAAGCCATTGCCAAAAATGTCCTGTTCTCCCATTTGGATGAAAATGAAAGATCTGACATTTTTGATGCTATGTTTCCAGTAAACTGTCTTCCAG GTGAATCCATAATTCAACAAGGAGATGAAGGAGACAACTTTTACGTCATAGACCAAGGGGAAGTAGAAGTATACGTAAATAATGAATTAGTTACCACCATAAGCGAAGGAGGCAGCTTCGGAGAGCTCGCGCTTATATACGGCACCCCTAGGGCAGCTACCGTCAAAGCCAAAACGGACGTCAAACTGTGGGGAATCGACAGAGACTCCTACAGAAGGATCCTCATGGGCTCGACGATACGCAAGAGGAAAATGTACGAAGAGTTCCTTTCCAGGGTTTCTATATTAGAAAACCTGGATAAATGGGAACGCCTCACAGTCGCTGACGCGCTCGAACCCGTCAGTTTTGAGGACAACGAGACCATTGTCCGCCAAGGAGAGCCCGGTGATGATTTCTACATTATCGTAGAAGGCACTGCTGTAGTGAAACAGAACAGAATCGAGGGGGAAGAACCCACAGAGGTCGGTAGATTGGGACCAAGCGACTACTTTGGAGAGATTGCTCTTCTGCTGGACAGACCAAGAGCTGCTACCGTGGTCGCATGCTGCCCGCTTAAATGTGTCAAATTAGATAGAGCACGATTCGAGAGAGTGTTGGGACTTTGTGCGGATATATTGAAgaggaatatcactcagtacaaCAGTTTCGTGTCACTTTCCGTTTAA